tgcaagctccacctcccaggttcatgccattctcctgcctcagcctcctgaacagctgggactacaggcgcttgccaccacgcccggctaatttttttgtatttttagtagagacggggtttcaccgtgttagccaggacagtctcgatctcctgaccttgtgatccacctgcctcagcctcccaaagtgctgggattacaggcgtgagccaccgtgcccggcccacgttgtttgtttttgtttttttgagactgagtctcctctgtcatccaggctgaagaacagtggtgcgatcttggctcactgcaacctctgcctccgggactcaagcgattctcccgcctcagtctcccaagtagctgagattacaggtgtgtaccaccgtgcccggctaattttttatatttttagtagagacggggtttcaccatgttggccaggctggtcttgaactccaaacctcaggtgatctgcccaccttggcctcccaaagtgctgggattacaggcgtgagccaccacacctggcccccagcCCATGTTTTTAGCCATTGTTCTGCTATACAGTGTTCTGCCTAAGTCTGGAGTGACCAAATACTTGAGTGCTATTAGAAATTTTCAGTAAATCGCATAAATTAGGACAGTCTCAGGCTAAGTGTTCATTCTGCTTTTACTCCATTTCCAATCTATTACCAGTCACGCACATTTTGCCACACTGTAAAGCATACTTTATAGTATATCTTCTCAGCACCTGCATGAAAATTTTGGTTGGGCAAATACATATTGGCCCTTTTGGATATTAGGATTGAGATCTGTCTTACCTGCTATAATATCTATCTTGATTTTCCATTCTGCAGCTTTCTTTTGAACATGCTGAACATAAATAATATGTTGTTAtgagctgatttttaaataatgattttttcaaattgctttttaCTAATACTTGAGATTGAGTTTTTAAGCTTAAAATTTCATTAGAATCTAGACGCTTATAAAAATTTCAATTGAATGGATAGTATTCTGAAAACAAGAAATCAATTTCAATACATTTAACAATCTGAACCAAATCACACAATAAATCCAAGTGATAGAAAGCTACTCATGCGCCACATAATGCCATTTGGGGTTATCTAGGGACTGCATATATTTTGGtagtcccataaaattataaatggagctgaaaaattgcTATTGCCTAGTGATGTAGCTATCTTGACATCATAACACAACACATTACCGTCTTggtgtttatatatgtttagatCAAAAGAAtactattgtgttacaattgcctgtagtattcaatacagtaacaggttgacaggtttgtagcctaggaacaatagacTATAACCACAGAGCCTCCGTGGTCCACTctatgtttgcacaatgatgaaatcacctcaggatgcatttctcagaatgcattagtcagaacatatccctgttgtTAAAGGATGCATGACTATTTCAGAAATCTATCAAAGGTGTAATGTTCTCATGGTTTCTGTagcattatttcattaatatataCAGCTAGCTAGCCTAGAAACCATTTGGCAGAGATATATGTACATGGGGAATTCAGTTCATGCGGTAAAACTGAGTTTTATAAAATTCATGTTATGCCAAGACTACactttcagggatcatttctataGTTCGTTACTAGAGAAGTTTCTCCGAAAGTGTAGAGCActgtatcgtgaaaatggccatactgcccaaggtaatttatagattcaatgctatccccatcaagctaccactgactttcttcacagaattggaaaaaactactttaaatttcatatggaaccaaaagagctcacacagccaagacaatcctaagcaaaaagaacaaagctggaggcaccatgctacctgacttcaaactatactacaaggctacagtaaccaaaatagcatggtactggtgccaaaacagatatatagaccaatggaacagaacagaggcctcagaaataacaccacacatctacaaccatctgatctttgacaaacctgacaaaagcaatgggaaaaggattcgccatttaataaatggtgctgggaaaactggctagccaaatgtagaaaactgaaactggatccattccttacaccttatacaaaaattaactcaaggtggattaaagacttaaatgtaagacctaaaaccattaaaaactctagaagaaaacctaggcaataccattcaggacataggcatgggcaaagatttcatgaccaaaacaccaaaagcaatggcaacaaaagccaaaattgataaatgggatctaattaaactaaagagcttctgcacagcaaaagaacctaTCAtgaaagtgaacaggcaacctacagaatgggagaacatttttgcaatctatccatctgacaaagggctaatatccagaatctataaagaactgaaacaaatttacaagaaaaaaaacagccccatcaaaaagtgggcaaaggatatgaacagacacttcccaaaagaagacatttatgcagccaacagacatatgaaaaaatgctcatcatcactggtcatcagagaaatgcaaatcaaaaccacaatgagacaccatctcacaccagttagaatggcgatcattaaaatgtcaggaaacaacagatgctggagaggatgtggagaaataagaatgcttttacactgttggtgggagtgtaaattagttcaaccattgtggaagacagtgtggtgattcctcaaggatctagaactagaaataccatttgacccagcaatccctttactgggtatatacccaaagggttataaatcatgctactataaagacacatgcacacgtatgtttactgcagcactattcacaatagcaaagacttggaaccaacccaaatgtccatcaattatatagactggataaagaaaatgtggcacatatacgccatggaatactatgcagccataaaaaaggatgagttcatgtcctttgcagggacatggattaagctggaaaccatcattctcagcaaactatcacaaggacagaaaaccaaacactgcatgttttcactcataagtgggagttgaacaatgagaacacatggacacagggaggggaacataacacatgggggcctgttggggggtggggggctgggggagagatagcattaggagaaatacctaatgtaaatgacaagttgatgggtgcagcaaaccaacatggcacatgtatacctatgtaacctgcatgttgtacacatgtaccctagaacttaaagtataatttaaaaaaaaaaaaaaatcatattatgcCAAGCTGTGCAGAAAAGAGTTCACAGCAGGCCTGGCTGCTTATCCTTAGAAAGGCCTGCTTAGTTTGGCCCTTGGCTGGAGATTGGGAACTTAGATTTTGGGAAGGTTCCCACTCCTTACTCCCTTAATAATAGTGTCTCACTGTGCCTAACACTGTTTATGCTGAACACCTGTTTTCCTACTGGGAGTCTAGAATTTGGGTATGTGTCAGAAAGGGAATTGCCTACATGATCAGTCCCTAATAAAAGCCCTGGGCACTGAGTCTCTAATGAGCTTCCCTGGTTGGCAATGTTTCACGTGTGTTATCAATAATTCATGCTGGGAAAATTAAGTGTGTCCTGTGTTATTCCACTGACAGAAGACTCTAGAAGCTTGGCCCTGGTTTCCCCCATTCTCTGCCTAATGCACCTTTCTCTTTGCTGATTTTGCCCTATATCCTTTCACTGTAATACATCATAGCCATGAATGAGACTAGATGCTGAGTCCTATGAGATTGTCTAGTGAATCATTAAACCTGAGGGTGTTCTTGGGGACACACGTTTGGATACCAATGTTTACTGGTGTTTATTTCATATATAGTGAGGATTTATTTACTAGCTATGTTGTGTCCTGTTGCTTGCCTACATGTACCACTACTTATTATTAGCAGTATAGTTCTTTTTAGctgttatattttatgttttttaaaaggttatcAGATTACCATGTAACTAGAATGTATTATTTCCAACTGGGTTCTTAGACACTGTATTGACATGAATTAAGTATTTTTCCTACAAAATCACTTTAAAATCTTTGAATACATGtatgatttaaataataatagctaacacataGCAATTACACGTCAGACACTGATCtaagtgctttgtaaatattaactcatgtaatcctcacaatcTTATGAAGTACAATTGGTACTCTCAGTCCCTTACACTTAGAGTATAGGTGAGGATAGTATAGATGACAAAAGCTCAATTACCTTGATGATGAAGCTCAATTACCTTGACCAAGAAAACAGCTGGGAGGCAGCAGAACTTGGATCTGAACCCAGAGAGTCTGGTCTGGCTTCAGAATCTCTGTTCCTAACCATTGTGTTATACTGACACTATAAAAATATACTGCCCCTCCCCCCAGTTTCCTGGAATACAACTTACACACCTCTCCATGTGTTATATGCTGCAAAAGTAAGAATAGGTGATTTCTGAACTCAGATCTGTTTAGCTCCAGGCTCAGTGTTCTGAAAACCTGGCCTTACTGCCTCCCTTAAGTACATCAGGCCACACTGGGACAATGGGACAAAAGGGATCAACTAAGACTTACTCAGAGAAACCAAAACATACAGTAATCCTAGTTATAACACACTTTTCTACTCCTGAGTTATAGTCTCTCCTCTGGCAACAgttcctgtctgaaaaaaatctttgagGAAATAAGTCTTATAGCCTGGAAAAAGGCCAATCAGATGCTAGCTGGTTAAGCAGAAAATTTAGTTCCTAAGTTTCAGATGTCAAAAAGGTCAGGAGAAATAGATACTGTGGTATCTAGTATTCACAGCAAATCCTAAAAACACtgtcatgaatttaaaaataaatgccacaGAATATCAGATGATTTGAACTTACTTCTCTAGTTGAGGATTTGTGTAAGGAATACACTGCTGTTCTTGCCATTTCCAAAGCAGTCTTTAGAAAAGCCATATCTGTCCCTGTGAAGAGTAGAAAAAAAGCTCCTATTTACCTCTTCTCAAAATAGAAGATTAAGTCAGTAggatttagaaaacattttcttccaaacTTCAAAATAGCCACCTTGAAATCTTTCAGCAATAAGGGTACAAATAAactatcaaaatattattttaaggctGGTAGAATAAAACCAGAATTATACTGTCTTGGTTAAATAAggataaagtaaaaattttaatattatattccaACATTAATGACTTCAAAAAGGGGAGAAGGAAATGCATAGAGTACTATTCAGAATCATCTTGGTGAGGGCAGGGTACTTTTTAAACtatgcatgtctttttttttttgagtgtcactcttgttgcccaggctggagtgcaatagcacgatctcagctcaccacaacctctgcctcccagattcaagtgattctcctgcctcagcctccctagtagctgggattacaggcatgtgccaccacgcccggctcattttgtatttttagtagagatgggttttctccatgttggtcaggctggtctcaaactcccgacctcaggtaatccacccacctcggcttcccaaagtgctgggattataggcatgagccaccgcgcccagccaaactaTGCATGTCTTTTTCTACCCTCACTGACTTCCTAACCTCCTTGCCCACAGTACACACAAAATTAACAGCCACAGTGAGTCACTGTTACTGATGGGCACATGTAGAAACCCTTGGGTCTGTTAAgacattaaaacacagattctaaGAGTATAAAATTCTTTCTATGTTTCAAATTCATTCATAAGGGTTAGGCAAATTATTCCTGAAAGCAAATGGGAGATATACCATAAATGACATGACTATCTTTGTTTACTTAATAcaaatttgtaaaaacaaaagttgaaaaactCAGTTTCTTAGCCATGCATTAAACaaattgaaatgtaaattataagAACTATACAAATAAGAGATTGGTTTACTTAATGAAGAGTAATAAAATCACTTAGCCTTGGTTTATTTAATGAAGAGTGATAAAATCACTTAGCCCAAACAGTgataaaaatggtttttatttttgtttaattttttctagacagggtcttgctgttaccaaggctggagtgcagtggcacattcatagctcatggcagccctGAAtacctgagctcaggtgatcctcccacctcagccttctgagtagctaggactataggcacaccaccacacttgggaaattaaaatgtgtgtgtgtgtgtgtgtgtgtgtagaggcaggacaccaccacacttgggaaattaaaatgtgtgtgtgtgtgtgtgtgtgtgtgtgtgtgtagaggcaggacaccaccacacttgggaaattaaaatgtgtgtgtgtgtgtgtgtatgtgtagaggCAGGGTCTAACCCGGGATGGCTACCAACTCCTGGCCCCAAAGGATCCTCCTGTATCAGTCTcgcaaagcactgggattacacgcctgagccactgcgcctggccttaaaaatggttttaaaatcttttctataAATATACCAATATACCCGATTCTTGTTACAAACCTTTGTTATTTTTGGTCCCAAAGGGAGGATTCATAATTACTGTATCGAATGACTTAGACATTCTGTTAGATAATAAGCACACATCACATTGAACCATGTCAATATTTGTTAACTCAAACTCTTCTGCATTCCTATTAAATATTTCCAATGCGTCTTCATCTATGTCAAATCCAACACACAACCTAtaaatacaaaacacacacaaa
The sequence above is drawn from the Nomascus leucogenys isolate Asia chromosome 22a, Asia_NLE_v1, whole genome shotgun sequence genome and encodes:
- the METTL5 gene encoding methyltransferase-like protein 5 isoform X2; this translates as MKKIRLKELESRLQQVDGFEKPKLLLEQYPTRPHIAACMLYTIHNTYDDIENKVVADLGCGCGVLSIGTAMLGAGLCVGFDIDEDALEIFNRNAEEFELTNIDMVQCDVCLLSNRMSKSFDTVIMNPPFGTKNNKGTDMAFLKTALEMARTAVYSLHKSSTREHVQKKAAEWKIKIDIIAELRYDLPASYKFHKKKSVDIEVDLIRFSF